Sequence from the Mobula birostris isolate sMobBir1 unplaced genomic scaffold, sMobBir1.hap1 scaffold_751, whole genome shotgun sequence genome:
CGGACTGTTCAATGGAGTTTTCTATCAGTGGGATTGCAGCTGTCTtcgagcctggtggtgtgtgcttttgggtttttgtatcttctgcccagtgatgGGGGGGAGACAAGAGAAAGCCCATGGTGAGTGGGGTTTTtggttatgttggctgctttgctgaggcagaGAGGTGTATAGACCAGTCTATATCAGTACCATGGACTCTCTGCAGTTGCTTGCAGTCAAGGGCAGAGTAGTTGCTGAACCAAGACACAATGCAGACGgataggatgctctctatgaGCACGTACGTAAGCACTGCTGAGGGTCAACCGGGACATGCCAGATTTCCTTACCCTGGGTGGCATGTCCCTGTCACCGTGCTGGGTGGAGATGTGACGTGTCCCTTTCCCGTTTTCTTCCATCCAGGTcttggtgaacatcggccggcaCTTCAACCGGGAGCTCAGCGTGTTCGTGGCTCCACAGAGGGGCGTCTACAGTTTCACCTTCCACGTGGTCAAAGTGTACAACCGTCAGACCATCCAGGTCCGGGGTTAGGAtgtgtttggggggtggggggtgggaggctCATGTTTCCATTCTCCACCAGCATTTATCTCTGAAACCAGGTCCCTCCCCAATGGGACAGCTCTAATGTCAAGGATGTCCAATGGAAAGTTTGCCCGCAGAATGTGGCCAACTTTACCACTGTTCTGAAGGGCTAGTGGATGATAGTCTACCTTTCACGCCTGCCCATTTCCCTGACAACCGAGGCTCAAAGCCAGGGCTTGGCCAATGAGGAGtgggggtgagtgtggatgtgttgttttggaggggtggggggaaggatgTGCCAACGGGCTAGAAGGTGACCTTTCACCTTGATTTAAAATACTGGGCCATTAAGGACGGGATAATTGGGGGGTCAGTGGGTTGTGTAGTGACCTGTCACCTTCTGGGTCAGCTCTGGGTATGGGCGAGGAAGTTGACATTTAACTCTGATAACTCACAGTGTGGAGGAGGGACAGAAACGAGAGGGAGGCTCCCTGACCCCCAGCTGATCTCTGTCCTCCTTTCCACCCGACAGGTGAGCCTGAGTGTGAATGGCCGGCCGATCATCTCCGCCTTTGCCGGCGACCAGGAAGTGACCCGTGAGGCGGCGACTAATGGCGGGCTGGTTCACATGGAGAAGGGTGACCGGGCCTCGCTCCAGCTGGAGCAGGGGAGCCTCGTAGGTGGCTGGAAGTTCTCCACCTTCTCTGGCTTCCTGGTCTTCCCACTGTAACCTTCACACTGGGACATCATCTGACCTGCTGGGGGTTGGGAATGGGGAGCACCCTTTTCCCAGATCCATCATCTGACCTGCTGGGGGTTGGGAATGGGGAGCACCCTTTTCCCAGATCCATCATCCCCATCAGATGTGGTTGACCAGCCCAAATTTCAAATGTTAACTTAGGAGGGGTGGACAGGGTGTATTTAAGAGTAGGGAGGATGAGGAGCCCTCAAAGCTCGGCTAACCCATCCCATTGCCAAGTGACAGGTGAGCGAGGGGGATGTGAGGTGGTTCGAACTTTCAAGATGTGggttcttcccatattccaagaATGTCACCCTCAGGATGTGGCCAGCCCTTCCAGAATTCCATGAGGAAGGGATTCCTGAcgcccccaccacccacccacctgcctcATTTGGCCAGTGTTCCTGTAATTCTAAAGGGAAGATTGTTCTCAGGATGAAGCCAACCCCCACAATTCCAAGAGTTATCAGTGGGGGTGGGATGAGTTGGGAAGAGATGAGTGTGTTGGGTGGGGGGAAGGTAGGGGAGGAGGCTTTAAGGCTTTTTCCCATCATGCCAAGGGTGTGTCGGGGTGGGGGATGAGATCCTCAAGATGTGGCCAACCTTCTCATAATTCCATATGCATCCTTGGGGAGAGTCGCCCTCAGGAAGTGGTCAACCCTCCAATAATTCAACGGGTGACATGGGGAAATGATTCCCTCCTCCACAGGATGACTAACCATCCTATCACTGCCAAGGGTGTGACCCTCAGCATGTGGCCAACCTTCCCATAATTCTCCAGGGACAGTTTGCCCTCaagataaaacatagaacatagaaaagtacagcacagtacaggccctttggcccacattgttgtgccgaccctcaaaccctgcctcccttatgacccccaccttaagttcctccatatacctgtctaatagtctcttaagtttcactagtgtatctgcctccaccactgactcaggcagtgcattccacgcaccaaccactctctgagtaaaaaaaccttcctctaatatcccccttgaacttcccactccttaccttaaagccatgtcctcttgtattgagcagtggtgccctggggaaaaggtgctggctatccactcttatctattcctcttaatatcttgaatacctctatcatgtctcctctcatcttccttctctccaaagagtaaagcccgagctcccttaatctctgatcataatgcatactctctaaaccaggcagtatcctggtaaatctcctgtgtaccctttccaatgcttccacatccttcctatagtgaggcgaccagaactggacacagtactccaagtgtggcctaaccagagttttatagagcagtatcattacatcgcgactcttaaactctatcccttgactgaTGACAGCTAACATCCCTTCCCTTCGAGGAGTTGTCCTCAGGACATGGACAAAACCTTCTCATAATTCCAGGGGTACAGTTGCTTTCAGGATGACTGCAGCCTTCTATAATTCCCAATGGTCTCTCAGCGGGGCAGGCAAGGGCTTCAAACTTTGGCCAATTGCCCCATCATCCCAAAGGGTAACCTCAGGCCAGGGCCCCTTCACTAGTTCCTGGCCAAAATCTGACACCCTATTTCTAGCCCTGGCCCCCTTGCTGCATCTGCGGTACTGAACGCTCACTGCCCTCGTCCCCGCACCTCCCAGCAACCATCTATGCCCCTCCACTCTCCCACTTCCTGACGTCCATGGGAAAGATATCTCATGCTTTCTACCCAAGAGGCTGTGGCCTGACAAGAGAACAGGACTTGGAAATGTGAGCCAATTTCTCTCCTACTCTGCACCAACAGAAGGCCCTCTGTTCATCCCCACCTCAGTCCCATCCAGTGACCTCTGCTCCCGAGCTTCCCTCAACTGCTCGGTGACCAGCTGACTGAGGCCAGGGGAGGGCCCAGAAACTCAAGGACTGGCAGGAAAGATCCTGGCCACCCGGAAAGAGCGACACAGCTTGGGTCATTGAATATTCCAACCCCTTTATCAGGGTTACCTGACATAGATGCTACCTTTTTAATGGGGTTGCCTAAAGAGGAATTCTCCCTTTAACAGGGCTCCCTGTTGGAGAGAAACTCCCCTTTTAACAGGGGTCCCTGACAGAAAGAGTGACTTCCTCTTGGAACTTACAGAGGGAACTCCTGGGTAGTTGGTTGGAGTTAGTCTGGTTATCACTGGTAGACATAATAACATCCTTGGGACCGGAGGGAGCTTTGAATGTCTTCCTTGCTTCAGCGGGGTCCTGTAACGATGGCACAAAACTGGTGTGGCTTCGGAAACAGTTTCAGACTCAGCGCTGGGGGCATCGTCACTGCTGTGTATCACATCTTCACCTCTGTACTGACGCCCTCCTCCTCATTCCCAGTCCTCACACATTTATTAAATTACCCTGTTAAGGATGTCTAAAGCATGGTGTCCTTTGGTGATTTTAATAACTTTGCGCCTGTGTTTGGGTCCTGCGGCAAATGATTGACAGAGAGACCCTCCTCTCTCAACAGGGGGACCAAGTACAGATACATTCTGGGCTCCAGCTTACTTAGTTCTTCAGAGGACAGGGGACAGAACCACCCTTCTCTCTCCCAGTACAAGCTGTAACTCAGACCGTGCAGTGACCCAGTGGTTAAAGCTGTTACCTCAGAGACTTGGGTTCAATCCCCACCTCCAGCACTCTatctgtgtgagagtgagagaaagtATGCGAGCAAGTGAGGGAGAAACTATGTGAGTCGGCCCCCCCAACACCCAAGTCTTCCCATTTCCTCCCAGAAatggagtgagggagggggatcCCCAGATactggagggggtgagagggagcTCCCCTAATACTGGAGGTTCAGAGAGGGAGCACCCCTTATCTCCTCCATCACTCTTCAGCATCAGGGAAACAGGAAGGGGATGAAGGGGAGTCCCCAGATACAGGACAGTGAGGGGTATCGAGAGACAACTCCCGGATAAAGGAGTTTACAGGTTGGTGGATTAAATCATCCGCTGTGTATTATCCCCCCAGTATGTGGCTGGGATCTGGGTGAATAAAACGGAATAATGTGTAAGACTGGGGATCAGCAGATACTTGATGACCCGAAGGACATACAGCAGCCACAATGGCTGCATGACAGCCTCGGGAGGCGACTGGGATCGAGCCGAGGACCTGGTGCAAGTGTCTGTGAGGAGAGGTGAAATGCGGAGAGGACCAAGGGAGGAGACGAGCCTCGAGAAAATCTTTCGCAGTGTCTATGGTGAGGAGAAGCAGGTGATGCAGAGAAGTCCAGCTGATCCTGCGGAGGGGACAATGTCATCAGAGAGAAGAACAGATTGAGAGCACGGTCAGAGATCAAATATCTCTTCACACCCCTCACTGGTACAGAGCAAAGGGGACAGGGAGGTCAGAGATTAAGTATCTTCTCTGCCCCTCACATAACACAAACATACCCCATACCCATCACTGCAACATTGAAACACTCTGGCCTCCTTTGAGAACAAATGCTCCCTCCTTGAGGTTCTTCCATAGGAGATCCTACTTTGGTGTCATCTGGAATAGGCTTCCTGCAAGTTAAAAATACAATCTTTATTCGGTTATGTCTGAGTTCAAGGTCACGTTGAAAATATTGACAGCCTCGATGGGAATTGACAGACTGATTCAAGATTCATGATTGCCCTGCCGTTGATGTCAGACCACAATTTAATCAAAGGTCCCCTGTCACAGTTCTCAGCTCGTTCTTCTTCTCAATTACATGGTTTGTTTGTGCAGTAATTCTCAAAATGACAGAACAGAGTCCTGCAGTCCTCTACAGCGGTAATGTGGTTAGAATTAATGAAAGTGAAAGTACACCAAGGACAAACCAGAGtggagtgaggctccctccacaccatcccgtcacacattcccagggacagggtcagacacagtgtgtgactccctccacaccgtcctgtcacacactccccaaGGACAGGGTCAAATACCGGCTGAGGCACACTGGATAGAGCGCATGTGGACAGGATGTCTCCAAtgatgggagaatctaggaccagagggcacagcctgagaatatAAGGACTTATCTTTAGAGCagagatatggaggaatttctGAAGACAGTGtatggtgtatctgtggaattcattgcaacagcagcagaggccaagacattgggtatatctTAAATGataattgataggttcttgattcataaggctgtcagaggttccggggagaaggctggggaatggggtggaGATATTAGCCATGGAGCTGcctcgacaggccaaatggccgaattctgctctgATCGCTTATAGCCCAAGCCAGACGCGGGTGAGACTCCCTCTACACAATTCCAAGGCTAGGGTTAGACACAGAATCTGTCCACATTCTACTGTCATGTTTCTGAGGTAGGGTTGATCTATAAATATCAGTTTGTTCTCCAGTTTCACTGGGTGTGAGGGAATAATGTCCGGAACTCTGAGGCAGCAGCAAGCGGTGTAATCCTCCGACCACCTGTCTGAgcccctgagagagaggcagGCTGTCAaacactcacattctctctcacagtgtgtgggaacacacacacacacacacacacacacacacacacacacacacacacacaccagttaacacacaaacacactcgtACACCCAGTTACACATGAAGGCACGTATTcatactcacactgacacacacacaagcacacagatCGTAATCACACACTGACATATGCTCAATACATATACATGgccgcacacacatacacacacacacgcatgtctgtgtacagacacacatacacgcacatatGGGCACACACTCATACATACACTTTCTCAcgtatggacacacacacacacacacacacacacacacacacacacacacacacacaagtctCCAGCTACCTGCTGGATCCCCAGCCCTCTGTGCCTGTGCCAGAAGCCGCTGCCCCCACCAGCTCGGCCCCTTCCCGTCTCCCACAGCCCCGCCGTGGGCCAGATGGCCAGCACAGCAGCACGCTCCAGCCCAGCACAGACCCACAGGGCTCGAACCATCTGCTACTCCTGGCGCTCTGCTAGCACCATCACAAAAGTTCCTTGCCTgttccctctccaccctcttcccATCCCCTCTCGTAGGACCATAAGGCTTAGGAAgaaaattagggcatttggctgtcaagtctgctctgctatttcatcatggctgatttattatccctgtcaaccccattctcctgccttcactccaCAAGccttgatgcctttactaatcaagaatctatcaacctccactttaaatctacACAATGACTTAGCCaccacagctctctgtggcaatgaatcccaccaattcactaccctctggctaactaaattcctcctcatctctagtcTAAAGAGCTgcctttgtattctgaggttgtccaCTCTGGTCTCAGAATCCTCCACTGTTGAAAACATCCTctgcccacatccactctatccaggcctttcaatattcaataactttcaatgagatctcaccTCATTTTTCCAAATTCcgaagtacaggcccaaagccattaaatgctcctcatacattaccctttcattcccagcattattctcctgaaccttctccggatcctccccaatgccagcacaaactttctttagataaggggcccattaCTGCTTTCAATttacagtgccttataaatcctcagcattgcatccctgcttttacattctagtccgttcgaaatgaatgctaacattgcacttggcCTTCCTTGCCAAAGATTCTGataaccttcagagaatcctgcaagaggactcccaagtccctttcatcTCTGATTTCTTCATTtgctccttgtttagaaaatagtccatgctttattctttctactaagGTGTATTGGTACACGACATTCcctacattgtatttcatctgcatcttcttttccctttttcctaatctgtccacgACCTTCTTCAGACTTCCTACTTCTTCATCACTACCCAcctcttcacctatctttgtatcatccacaaagttAGGGATCCAGGACCAGCCATGGCGGAATgccagggcagactcgatgggctgattatcctaattctggtcttatggtcttatggtcttatggtctgaacttggccacaaagccaccaattacatcatccatatcattaaatttagtcggctccaccttgggcaccagcctacaaagtacccaggacatcttcagggagcggtgtctcagaaaggcagcgtccattattaaggacctccagcacccagggcatgcccttttctcactgttaccatcaggtaggaggtacagaagcctgaaggcacacacccagtgattcaggaacagcttcttcccctctgccatccgattcctaaatggacattgaacccatgaaaattacctcactttttttaatatgtattatttctgggtttttgcacgatttttaatctattcaatatacgtatactgtagttgatctacttatttattatttttaatttttttcttcgtCTTctgtattacgtattgcattgagctgctgctgctaagttaacaagtttcatgacacatgataataaacctgattctgattctgacatataacatgaaaaggagtggtcccaacaccaacccctgtggaacaccaatagtcaccagcagctaactAGAAAAGACCCCCGTtatttctttgcctcctgccaatcagccaatgctctgtccatgctagtatctctcctgtaataccatgcattcttatcttgtttagcagcctcatgtgcagcaccttgtcaaagaccttctgaaagttcaacattctctgactctgCTTTCTcattcctgcctgttatttcctcaaggaattccaacagatttttcaggcaagatttcccctacaGGGGAAAATAGGACTTCAGCCTATTctaccatgtgcctccaactcTCTCTCCTCCCGTCCCCTCCGTTCTGCTCTGCTCCCCTTCCCTCGtcctccaaccctcccctctACTCCCATTGCCTCCCTGACAAAATCAGAGAAGTGTACAGCATGGAACGGACCATTCAGTCCAAATCATCTATGCCTTCCAAAGTGACTTCCTGTgtttacatagaaaataggtgcaggagtaggccattcggcccttcgagcctgcaccaccattcagtacaatcatggctgatcatccaactcagacccctgtaccagccttctctccataccccctgatccctttagccacaaggcccatatctaactccctcttaaatatagccaatg
This genomic interval carries:
- the LOC140193728 gene encoding cerebellin-1-like, giving the protein MSGAKRPGETLASLLAALFLLVFLAPRRARSQNETEPLALEGKCLVVCDSDPQASPRKGMGGEGASLGMSVRTAGVRAAFSALRGTNHEPASPPNGSASVRFDQVLVNIGRHFNRELSVFVAPQRGVYSFTFHVVKVYNRQTIQVSLSVNGRPIISAFAGDQEVTREAATNGGLVHMEKGDRASLQLEQGSLVGGWKFSTFSGFLVFPL